Proteins from a genomic interval of Gossypium hirsutum isolate 1008001.06 chromosome A09, Gossypium_hirsutum_v2.1, whole genome shotgun sequence:
- the LOC107889594 gene encoding ABC transporter B family member 1 translates to MSQDLEEVKTIEQWKWSEMQGLELVSASPSDPFKTNPSTPTLTPTHLTNKTQQQSPAEAQGSAGGERREMETSAASSSSETKKEGSNNGSGEKPGDVPSVGFGELFRFADGLDYVLMGIGSLGALVHGCSLPIFLRFFADLVNSFGSNANNMDKMMQEVLKYAFYFLVVGAAIWASSWAEISCWMWTGERQTTKMRIKYLEAALDQDIQYFDTEVRTSDVVFAINTDAVMVQDAISEKLGNFIHYMATFVSGFVVGFTAVWQLALVTLAVVPLIAVIGAIHTTTLAKLSTKSQEALSQGGNIVEQTVVQIRVVLAFVGESRALQAYSSALKVAQKIGYKTGFAKGMGLGATYFVVFCCYALLLWYGGYLVRHHYTNGGLAIATMFAVMIGGLGLGQSAPSMSAFVKAKVAAAKIFRIIDNKPGIDRNSESGLELESVTGLVELKNVDFAYPSRPDVRILNNFSLTVPAGKTIALVGSSGSGKSTVVSLIERFYDPSSGEVLLDGHDIKTLKLRWLRQQIGLVSQEPALFATTIKENILLGRPDANQIEIEEAARVANAHSFIVKLPDGFDTQVGERGLQLSGGQKQRIAIARAMLKNPAILLLDEATSALDSESEKLVQEALDRFIIGRTTLVIAHRLSTIRKADLVAVLQQGSVSEIGTHDELIAKGENGAYAKLIRMQEMAHETALNNARKSSARPSSARNSVSSPIIARNSSYGRSPYSRRLSDFSTSDFSLSLEASHPNYRMEKLAFKEQASSFWRLAKMNSPEWVYALVGSIGSVVCGSLSAFFAYVLSAVLSVYYNPDHAYMRREIGKYCYLLIGLSSAALLFNTLQHSFWDIVGENLTKRVREKMLTAVLKNEMAWFDQEENESARISARLALDANNVRSAIGDRISVIVQNTALMLVACTAGFVLQWRLALVLIAVFPVVVAATVLQKMFMKGFSGDLEAAHAKATQLAGEAIANVRTVAAFNSENKIVGLFSSSLQTPLRRCFWKGQIAGSGFGVAQFSLYASYALGLWYASWLVKHGISDFSKTIRVFMVLMVSANGAAETLTLAPDFIKGGRAMRSVFDLLDRKTEIEPDDPDATQVPDRLRGEVELKHIDFSYPSRPDVPIFRDLNLRARAGKTLALVGPSGCGKSSVIALIQRFYEPSSGRVMIDGKDIRKYNLKSLRKHIAIVPQEPCLFASTIYENIAYGHESAAEAEIIEAATLANAHKFISSLPEGYKTFVGERGVQLSGGQKQRIAIARALVRKAELMLLDEATSALDAESERSVQEALDRACSGKTTIVVAHRLSTIRNAHVIAVIDDGKVAEQGSHSYLLKNYPDGCYARMIQLQRFTHSQVVGITSGSSSSAKPKDDNEREA, encoded by the exons ATGTCACAAGATTTGGAGGAGGTAAAGACGATAGAGCAATGGAAATGGTCCGAAATGCAAGGCCTTGAACTTGTGTCTGCTTCACCTTCTGACCCTTTTAAAACCAATCCTTCCACCCCAACTCTAACTCCTACACACTTAACAAACAAAACTCAACAGCAAAGTCCAGCTGAAGCTCAGGGAAGTGCAGGAGGGGAGAGAAGAGAAATGGAAACTTCAGCGGCTTCTTCTTCATCTGAGACGAAAAAAGAAGGGAGTAATAATGGTAGTGGGGAGAAGCCAGGGGATGTTCCTTCAGTTGGTTTTGGTGAACTGTTTAGATTTGCTGATGGTTTGGATTATGTGTTGATGGGAATTGGGTCACTTGGAGCTCTCGTACACGGCTGTTCTTTGCCTATATTCCTTCGTTTCTTTGCCGATCTTGTCAATTCTTTTGGTTCTAATGCTAATAACATGGACAAGATGATGCAAGAAGTTTTAAAG TATGCATTTTACTTCCTTGTGGTGGGTGCTGCAATTTGGGCATCTTCGTGGGCAG AAATATCGTGTTGGATGTGGACTGGAGAGAGGCAAACCACAAAGATGAGGATCAAGTACTTAGAAGCAGCTCTGGACCAGGATATTCAATACTTTGACACTGAGGTTAGAACTTCTGATGTTGTGTTTGCCATCAACACTGATGCAGTGATGGTCCAGGATGCCATTAGCGAGAAG TTGGGCAATTTCATTCACTACATGGCAACCTTTGTGTCTGGTTTTGTGGTGGGTTTTACAGCAGTATGGCAATTGGCTTTGGTCACACTCGCAGTGGTTCCTCTCATTGCTGTGATTGGAGCAATCCATACCACCACATTGGCCAAGCTCTCTACAAAAAGCCAAGAAGCTTTATCACAAGGAGGGAATATTGTGGAACAG ACGGTGGTCCAAATTCGAGTTGTGTTGGCTTTTGTTGGTGAATCAAGAGCATTACAAGCCTACTCCTCAGCATTAAAGGTTGCGCAAAAGATTGGTTACAAAACTGGATTTGCAAAGGGAATGGGATTAGGGGCAACTTACTTTGTCGTCTTTTGTTGTTATGCTCTTCTTCTTTGGTACGGAGGTTATCTGGTTAGGCATCATTACACCAATGGAGGACTTGCCATTGCCACCATGTTTGCTGTTATGATTGGTGGATT GGGTTTGGGGCAATCTGCACCAAGCATGTCCGCATTTGTGAAGGCCAAAGTTGCGGCAGCGAAAATCTTCCGTATAATTGATAACAAACCCGGGATCGATAGGAATAGTGAGTCAGGTTTGGAGTTGGAGTCTGTTACTGGTCTAGTTGAACTGAAAAATGTGGATTTTGCATATCCATCAAGGCCAGATGTAAGGATCCTTAACAATTTCTCCCTAACTGTTCCTGCCGGCAAAACCATAGCTTTGGTAGGAAGCAGTGGTTCGGGTAAAAGTACCGTTGTCTCCCTTATTGAGAGATTCTACGATCCCTCCTCAG GAGAAGTGCTGTTAGATGGGCACGATATAAAGACATTAAAGCTCAGATGGTTGAGGCAACAAATAGGACTTGTGAGCCAAGAGCCTGCTCTCTTTGCCAccaccattaaagaaaatattcTTTTGGGTAGACCTGATGCTAACCAAATTGAGATCGAAGAAGCTGCCAGAGTGGCCAATGCACATTCATTCATAGTAAAGCTTCCTGATGGCTTTGACACTCAG GTTGGGGAGAGAGGACTTCAACTCTCAGGTGGGCAGAAGCAGAGAATTGCTATAGCCAGGGCAATGTTGAAAAACCCGGCAATCCTACTCTTGGATGAAGCAACTAGTGCTCTAGATTCCGAGTCAGAAAAGTTGGTTCAAGAGGCTCTTGATCGTTTCATTATTGGGAGGACAACTCTTGTAATTGCCCATCGCCTTTCCACTATTCGCAAGGCTGATCTTGTAGCTGTGCTCCAGCAGGGAAGTGTTTCTGAAATTGGAACACATGATGAACTCATTGCCAAAGGAGAAAATGGTGCCTATGCCAAGCTCATCCGAATGCAAGAAATGGCACACGAAACTGCCCTTAACAATGCTCGAAAAAGTAGTGCAAG GCCTTCTAGTGCCAGGAACTCAGTAAGCTCTCCAATTATAGCCCGGAATTCATCATATGGCCGATCACCATATTCACGAAGGCTTTCTGACTTCTCTACTTCTGATTTTAGTCTTTCCCTTGAGGCCTCACACCCTAATTACCGAATGGAAAAGCTTGCCTTCAAGGAGCAAGCTAGTTCCTTTTGGCGCCTTGCCAAAATGAATTCTCCTGAATGGGTTTATGCTTTAGTTGGTTCTATAGGCTCTGTTGTCTGCGGATCCCTCAGTGCTTTCTTTGCATATGTGCTAAGTGCTGTTCTCAGTGTCTACTACAACCCGGACCACGCTTACATGAGAAGAGAAATTGGGAAATACTGCTATTTATTAATTGGACTTTCGTCCGCTGCTCTTCTCTTTAACACACTGCAGCATTCCTTTTGGGATATTGTGGGAGAAAACCTCACAAAACGTGTGAGAGAGAAGATGCTGACAGCTGTGCTGAAAAACGAAATGGCATGGTTTGATCAAGAGGAAAATGAGAGTGCTAGGATTTCTGCAAGGCTGGCTCTTGATGCCAACAATGTCAGATCAGCTATAGGAGATCGCATTTCAGTGATTGTGCAGAACACGGCTCTCATGTTAGTTGCCTGCACTGCCGGCTTTGTTTTGCAGTGGCGCCTTGCCCTTGTCCTAATTGCAGTCTTCCCTGTGGTTGTAGCAGCAACTGTTTTGCAG AAAATGTTTATGAAAGGTTTCTCAGGAGATTTAGAAGCTGCTCATGCCAAGGCTACGCAACTAGCTGGGGAGGCTATTGCCAATGTAAGAACTGTTGCTGCCTTCAATTCAGAGAACAAAATTGTTGGCCTATTCTCTTCAAGCCTTCAAACTCCATTGAGGCGCTGCTTCTGGAAGGGTCAAATTGCGGGAAGTGGATTTGGTGTAGCTCAGTTTTCACTATATGCTTCTTATGCTCTTGGTCTTTGGTATGCTTCCTGGCTTGTGAAGCATGGGATCTCTGATTTTTCAAAGACAATCCGAGTCTTTATGGTTCTCATGGTTTCCGCCAATGGTGCAGCTGAAACATTAACCCTGGCTCCTGACTTCATCAAGGGAGGTCGAGCCATGCGGTCGGTCTTTGATCTTCTTGACCGTAAAACTGAGATAGAGCCTGATGACCCTGATGCCACACAAGTTCCAGACCGCCTTCGGGGAGAAGTTGAACTAAAGCATATTGACTTTTCTTATCCCTCGCGTCCTGATGTCCCAATCTTCCGTGACCTTAATCTTCGTGCCCGAGCTGGAAAAACTCTTGCCCTTGTCGGTCCGAGTGGATGTGGTAAGAGCTCGGTCATTGCACTTATTCAGAGATTCTATGAGCCCTCATCTGGCCGTGTTATGATTGATGGAAAGGACATCCGGAAGTACAACCTCAAATCCTTGAGAAAACACATAGCAATTGTTCCACAAGAGCCATGCCTCTTTGCTTCCACCATTTATGAAAACATTGCCTATGGACATGAGTCAGCTGCTGAGGCTGAAATCATTGAGGCAGCTACCCTAGCCAATGCCCACAAGTTCATATCTTCACTTCCCGAAGGTTACAAAACGTTTGTCGGGGAGAGAGGAGTTCAACTTTCCGGAGGCCAAAAACAAAGAATTGCCATTGCAAGGGCTCTTGTGAGGAAGGCAGAGCTTATGCTGCTTGATGAGGCAACAAGTGCCCTTGATGCCGAGTCTGAGAGATCGGTCCAAGAGGCTCTAGACCGTGCCTGCTCTGGGAAAACTACAATAGTGGTTGCTCATAGGTTGTCGACAATTCGGAATGCTCATGTCATTGCAGTGATAGATGATGGGAAAGTTGCAGAGCAAGGATCCCATTcatatttacttaaaaattatcCTGATGGGTGTTATGCCCGCATGATACAATTACAAAGGTTTACACATAGCCAAGTTGTTGGAATTACATCCGGCTCAAGTTCTTCAGCTAAACCAAAAGATGACAATGAGAGAGAAGCCTAG